The Brevibacillus brevis genome contains a region encoding:
- a CDS encoding bifunctional folylpolyglutamate synthase/dihydrofolate synthase gives MHAEEGFVEYTQALDWLHGLLRFGQRPGLERMQWVLEQVGHPERRIPFIHVAGTNGKGSTCAFLTQMLMEAGYSVGTFTSPYLVDFRERIRYNGSMIAEEDLLQLVNEVKVWVQRCEQETEFGSPTEFEVITLIAILYFSRVARPAVVVWETGLGGRLDSTNVVLPLISVITNIGMDHTQVLGESLEEIAREKAGIIKPGVPVVTGEVRPELLAVFEERARQTKSTLYHIGEHFQAEQVEEQLGEQQFRYKSIHRRAEASYRLTMNGIHQTTNAAVALMTIDILRNYFSFLLEEEEISRGLQQTRWPGRLEVISPRPMVILDGAHNQEGMEALVSSLDRLLPDGVQLHLLFSGLADKPLAKMAESLAPVKSKIKKLHVTTFDFPRAAEANSLQESFIAGGWEQEFLDAVPDWRAFLHSWMREKQSAKADDWLVVCGSLYFIAQVRAFFPTIVEEAGE, from the coding sequence TAGAATACACGCAAGCGCTCGACTGGCTGCATGGACTGCTCAGGTTCGGTCAACGGCCGGGGCTTGAGAGAATGCAGTGGGTTTTGGAGCAAGTAGGACATCCTGAGCGGAGAATCCCATTTATTCATGTGGCTGGCACCAATGGAAAAGGTTCAACCTGCGCATTCCTAACGCAAATGCTGATGGAAGCCGGATATAGTGTAGGTACATTTACCTCCCCTTATTTGGTTGATTTCCGTGAACGCATCCGTTACAACGGCAGCATGATCGCGGAAGAAGATCTATTGCAGCTGGTGAATGAAGTCAAGGTATGGGTGCAACGATGCGAACAAGAAACAGAGTTCGGTTCTCCTACCGAATTTGAAGTGATTACGCTGATCGCCATTCTTTATTTTTCAAGAGTGGCGAGACCAGCGGTAGTCGTGTGGGAAACAGGACTAGGCGGGCGATTGGATTCGACGAACGTCGTCCTTCCGCTTATTTCGGTCATCACGAATATCGGCATGGACCATACACAAGTGTTGGGAGAAAGCTTGGAAGAGATTGCCCGGGAAAAAGCGGGGATTATCAAACCGGGTGTTCCTGTCGTCACAGGTGAGGTCAGGCCTGAACTTCTCGCGGTTTTTGAGGAGCGCGCCAGACAAACGAAGAGTACGCTATACCATATAGGTGAACATTTCCAGGCAGAGCAGGTAGAGGAGCAACTGGGTGAACAACAGTTTCGATACAAAAGCATTCACCGTCGTGCGGAAGCATCCTACCGCCTTACCATGAATGGCATTCACCAAACAACCAATGCAGCCGTTGCTTTAATGACCATCGATATCCTGCGAAATTACTTCTCTTTCTTGCTGGAGGAAGAAGAAATATCTCGCGGTTTGCAACAAACACGTTGGCCTGGTCGTCTAGAAGTCATCTCTCCAAGACCAATGGTTATCTTGGATGGGGCACATAATCAGGAAGGAATGGAAGCGCTTGTAAGTAGTCTGGATCGGTTGTTGCCGGACGGAGTACAGTTGCATTTGCTCTTTTCTGGATTGGCAGATAAGCCGCTTGCCAAAATGGCAGAGTCGCTCGCACCAGTAAAGTCAAAAATCAAAAAGCTGCATGTGACAACCTTTGACTTCCCGCGTGCAGCCGAAGCCAATAGCTTACAAGAGTCGTTTATAGCCGGTGGCTGGGAGCAGGAGTTTCTCGATGCAGTCCCAGACTGGCGGGCGTTTCTCCATTCTTGGATGCGGGAGAAGCAATCAGCGAAGGCGGATGACTGGTTGGTCGTCTGCGGTTCGCTCTACTTCATCGCCCAAGTACGCGCATTCTTT